Part of the Roseobacter litoralis Och 149 genome, GCAGAAACCCGCACTAATTGTGCGCAGTTTCGTAGACCTCGGCGCCGAAAGAACCGGCTTGGCCGAGGCGTTCGGCAGCCAGTTTTTCGGCGGAGCTTTGCGAGATTTTGACGGTAACAAGACCAGCGTTTGCGTCATACCGCAAAGCATTTCCACCCTTGCCTCAGATGAGCCGAATACAGCATAAATACCGGCGAATGCAGGCGGCAAGCAAAGCGTCACGAGATCAAAGCAATCGGAACGGCAACACGTATGAAGCTGTCGCTGCGGACGACGGGGCGGGCAGGAAAACCTTCGCTGCATCAGGTTCACTTGTTGGTTCGGCATCCAATCCTCCAAATTCCATTGAGGTCGCTGAGCGAACGCTTGAAGCGGAAGAGGGGCGGCGAGAAGCCATGGGCCGCCAAAATCAATCTCGATAAGGAAATAGGCAAGAATGTGTGCAACACAGAGTTCCTCAAGCGCCTTAATGCATCAGGATGAAGTCCTTTTGGTCCACGGACTGGGATGTCAGGGCACTGTTTGGGACCCGCTACGAGCCTACCTCGACGCGCGAGGGATGATATGTCACGCGCCGACCTTACTCAAAGCGCATCGGCCAAAGCGTCTGTCCGAGTTGAAAGCGCCTGCAAAGGGATTGGACGAATTCGTCTCGGAGGTCCGCTCATTATGCCGGGCGTCAACGTCGCGGACAGGCCGACCTCCTGTCGTAATTGGTCACTCCATGGGGGGGCTCATTGCGCAGATCGTGGCAGCGGAGGGTCTTTGCACAAAGGCAGTGTTCCTCGCCCCGGCACCGCCCAAGGCGATACCGAACCGATCACCTTGGATGCTTTGGTGTTTCGCAAATGTACTTTTTTCCGGAGACACAGCGCGGTTTCACAAAGCTTGGCGTCGTGGTGCGAGGGATGTGCTTCTCTACCCGCTTTCGAAACGTCGGCAAGATCGAGCATTGCGTGACATGGTTTACGAGCCCGGGCAGCTCTTTGCTGATATGACCAAGGGCATCGACATCGCGCCAGATAGCCTGCGCATCCCAACGCTGACCGTTGCTGCCGGTCGGGACCGCGCGGTGCCTGCGACGGTCGTGCGGCGGATTGCGGAGTACTATTCGGTGTCGCCCGTGCCTTCTACGTTTCGGATGTATCCACGAAGTGGCCATTGGCTCCTTGACGATCCGCACAGTGCGGAGCTGTACGGAGATCTGGCGGATTGGATAGAAGCTTCCAGTGCCACGGTGCCGAGTACTGTTTCGCTGTGACAAGATAATGCGGCATGTCCGGCCCGGCAGGCATGCCTGGGCCGGTTCACCCCAATCACAAAAGTGCCGCCAGAACTTTTGACGAGATTGACAGCAAGCGCCCGTCTAAACTCGGCTTACCGACCAATTGCGCACCCATTGGCAACCATTTGAGTCCCGCCCGATGGGAAGCGTGACCACAGGCCAGCCCAGCACTGTCACCGGCAGGGTTTTAAGCGTGATGTCAGTTATACGCGCTTGCATGTCATGCAGCAGGATTGCAGCGCGCTTTAACCGACGACTGCGAATGTAACCTGCCACAGTTTTGCCGGTGTAGGCTGCGAATTGCCGTTGGAAGTGATGATGCGTCATTCCGGCCTCACGCGCGAGGTCTGCGGTGCGCCAGGGTGCTGCAAGGTCCGCCTCAATCCTGTTACAGACCTGTGCGATGCGCGATGGTGCCGTCATGGTCATTGGATACTGCCTTTACGGTGCTGCGGCGCGCAAGCCCGCCACATCTCCGGCCTCGATGGCTGGAATAGCGTTCTCGATCGCCTTCGTCGGCCAGTCCCACCAGCGAAGCCCAAGCAGCGTTTCGATATCCTGCTCGGTGTAGCGCATGCGGATAACCTCCGCCGGGTTGCCGCCAACGATGGCATAGTCAGGGATTTTTCCGCGGACAACTGCATTTGCGGCTACGATAACGCCGTTTCCAAGTTCTGCGCCGGGCAAGAGTGTCGCGCGACGTCCAATCCAGCAATCATTGCCGACGATCGTGTCGTGCCCGCGAGGAAGGTCCGATCGGTAGCTTGCGAACCGAGGGGGATCAAAAATTGCAAAAGGGTAGGTTGAGACACCGGACATCGGATGGTTTGCGGTCGCCGTGATGAACTCTACACCCTGCGCGATCTGGCAAAAACGCCCGATGATAAGGCGTTCGGGGGCCCCCTGAAACAGATAAGGTGCAAGAGTTTCCGCATAGTCCTGGGGCAGGCGTCGGTCATGATAATATGTCCAGTCACCGATCTCGATATTGGGATGATCGATGACCTGATTGAGAAAGACGGTTGCAGGATCGTGTGACCCGTCAGGAAAGAGGAGGGGGTTTCGACGTTTCGGGTCTGGCAGAGCAAATGGCATTCGATTTCTCCTTTTCGGACGTACGGTTTCAGAACCGCGTATAGTCAAGGTAATCAGTGTCTTGTTTGATGGTTCTCAATTCAAGAAAGCGGGGCGGTTTGATCTGACACGGTGCCGATAGTTGCTATTTGCCTCATGGAAAGGGCACTTTCGCAGGGCCGGACGGGCCTCCAACCGGTTGGCTCAGGCCGTTTGCTTTGCAGGGATATCCCAAACCTCCGAGACCTTTCCGTCGAGAATGCGCCAAACCACGACCACATCAAACTCCATTACTTTTTCACCTTTTCCAAGTTGGTTGCGGCTATGCACTACCACAAGCTCGTCTCCAACAGCCTGAACGGCATGCGGCTGAATCACAAAATTCCCTTCGCCGTAACTACGGACCTTCTGGAAGAAATCGGCAATTCCAGCCATACCTTTGTAAGATCCTGCCAATTCCGGCGCGTCGGGGTTGAAAAAATGCCAAACGACGTCTGAATGAAACACGTCCGCACTGGCGATCATGTCAGCCGTGTCGATCCTTGCGATAACGTCGATGTTTGGATGAGTGCCTTTCATGTCGCGTTTGCCTTGGTCTGTTTCAATCTGCCTGTGTTGTTGCAAATGCCCAAGGTGCGTGTCTCGTGGTGCTTTGAACGCCGTCCAATCGGGGTGAGTTGAGGCGGAAGCAGATATCCCTCAATGATGCCGCAGGCGCGCGCGGGATCGTTGAGTCACCATCTGGGTTCCAATCTATTGCGACATGAGCCTTCATCTGCGCGCAATCATCCGGTAGGGGCACGATATCACCCCGTTCGACCGTAATGCGCCAGATCGAACTCAGATAATTCTCCAGATCGAAAATCATTTTATTCTTGCCACGATTTGTTCTCACCAAAGCACCACCGCATACTTAATTGAGCATATGCTCAACTCGGTTGAGAATGTCAATGTGCTGCTTGAGGATCGGAGCTAATGGCTTTGCTGGTGCAGGTATCTTGCCATGGTTGATTGATGCTGCGGTCTCTATTTCCCGGTCGCGGATAGCGAGAGCAGACGCGTGGAGTCTGGCTGCTGCACTACGGCTTCTCCTTTCTGACAATAGCCCTTGTCCTCCAACGGTCCCTTTATGCCGTTTGGTCTTTTGGGCTCAGATGGAACATATCGCTCTGCTCAAGCAACACGTTTCGAGCACAGAGGGACTGGCGCCGCGTTGGGTCGTCTTACTAGCCGTCGCCATTGGTTTTTACGTTTTGCAGAGCTTCTCGTTCTCTCTGGATCGCAAGACCAAATTCGGCCAGTACTTGATATCCTTTTGGTTTTGGTCGTTGTCGTCTCTCTCGCTCTATTTGGAATGCATCCTTCAAGCGAGTTGGATCAAGTCACCAAGGAATGGACACATATCAACGTGCGGCAGGGCAAGACGTACGAAAAGAGTGCACTGGGGTGCCTTTTCTATGAGTATTTGGCCGTTAGTCCAGCGTCACAAGCCGGGTCCGCAGCATATTGAGGGTTTTTTCCGCAGCAGTGGTATCCGCAGACAATACACCGCGCGTGACGATCTCTACTTCAAATCCGCGCTGGCGTGCGGCCAGCGCGGTCTTGGCCACACAGTAATTGGTATCAAGCCCAACAATACGGAGCTTTCCAACGTCCAAACCCACGAGAAGCTTGTCTAACTCACCGGTCTCGAACGCGTCCTGAACGCGTTTTACAAGGACGTGGTCGGCAAGATCGCTGAAAGGGCTGGCGATTTCAGTGCCCGGTGTCCCTGCGACCGCCTGACCCTTCATCAAAAGCCTTGCAATGGCCTGCGTTGACGGGATTGACCATTCCTGCCTGACAGCAATGATTGGAATGCGATTTGTCTTGGCAGCCTCAGCTTCTGATAGAATGGTCGCTTTGGCCTTTGTTTTCACGCTCTCGCCAAAAATCCCGGACGCCCAGAACACGGTTTGCAGATCAATCATCAACAGCGCCGTGCCGGGTCGCGGTCCGATTGGGTCTCCTGAACTAATCTTTCCGATCTTCCGAATCCCGTTAGCAAACCAAAGTGCAGGGGCAAGAACCATTAAAGCGGGTAGTAGCCAACTCATTTTCGGGGTTCTCCTGTGTTGGATTTAAGTCGTTCAATCAACGTTGAGGTCACAACGAGAGCTGTTTCAATATCGGTGCTTTTGAGGTGTTCAGCCATCGCGCGGACCAACTCCATCTCGTTGCAAACAACCTTCTCGATCAATGCACGACCCTTTTGCGTCAGCGCGATCTTGGTTGACGTTTTATGACGTGGATTCGCTTGTTTGATTGTCAGCTTCTCTGCAAGGGTTTCGTTGACCATCAACTGGACATACTGTCGGTTTATCTCCAGCGCGCGCGCGATATCGGGGACCGTCGCCTCACCATGCGTGGAGAGAATTTCAAGAATTGCGCGCGTTCTGACCGTCAGCCCGGTACCGTCCAGACCGCGCTCGACAACGGCTTCCGCAGCCTGCATCAGCGGGCGCGATAGCCATATCAGCCTGTAGAGTTGTTCATCTTTATCCATGACATGTATAATGTCAAAGTGACAACATACATGTCAATATGGGGTGCGCTTGGACGTAGCAAAAACTGTCTGCCGTCAACGCTTGCTGAAAGCCGTGCCTTCTCAGTGATAACTGCTCTGGCGACATCTATGGCGACTTGGTCAAGTGGTTCCAGTTCCATGTCTTCCACATCAATAAGGGCAAGTTTTCTGGTTTCTGGTGTCGCTGCACAGCCAGACGCAGCGGCAAGGCTTGCACCCAGCAAAGGGCTTTCAGTTTCATACTACGCTGCAGGTTCATTCTTTTCGTCGAGCAATGGAGGTGCATATCCATGGCCCAACGGTTTCATGAAACCTGTGGCACGTGTGCGGCCGAGACTCCCAAAAGCCTCAGCCAACTCTGTTGCCTTGGCTCCAGACGCCGCGGAGCAGAGGCGTTTGCTCGATTTTGCGCACACGCAAGACATCACCGCGCAAACCTGTTTTCAAAGCACCACGGTCTTGCAACCGCACGGCGTCTGCGGGGTTACTGGTCACTGTTGCAATGGCGCGGGGCAGATCATTCCAGATATCTGCAAGGCGGAAGGCAGACAGAAGCAGCGCCGAGGGCACATAGTCTGACGAGACAATGTCGAGAAGATCGGCTCTTGCGAGATCTTCTGCCGCGACATTTCCAGAATGCGATCCGCCGCGGATCAGGTTGGGTGCGCCCATCATGACGGCAATGCCGTTGACGCGACAGGCTTTGGCGGCCTCAACCGTCGTGGGAAACTCGGCAAAACCCACGCCGTTTCCCGCGGAGGTTTCGACATGATCGGCCGTGGTATCATCGTGGCTGGCCAGAACTGCACCAAGGCGGCGGGCCTCTTTCACTGCACCCGCCTCGTGTTTTGCCCCGAGGCGTTTTTGCAAAGCCAAAAGGGTCTCAACATGTTCGGCAAATTCCGCGTCGTTCATCCCGCGTTTCTTGGCGACATAGGTTTTCAGCGCCGTCAGGTCACGAAACTGGCGCTGGCCCGGGGTGTGATCCATCAGGCTGACGATGCCGACCCTGTCTGAGGGTCCGAACGCCGCCAATTCTTCAAGCAGCGTCTCTGAACAGATTTCAGCCCGCAGATGCAGGAAATGACTGATCTTGAAATACCCTTGCGCGCGCGCTGCGAGGAGTTCATCCGCAAGCTTTCGGGCGTAGTCGGTGTAGCGACCCTTGCCGCTGTGGATGGAGCCCACCCGCATGGCGTCAAATACCGTCGTGATACCGGTGGACGCCAGTTCTGCATCATGCGCGATCAGGGCGGGCAAATGTGGCCAGTCCACCTCCGGGCGCGGTTCGATATGGCGTTCGACATTGTCTGTATGCAGTTCGACAAGACCGGGAAGAACGAGATCACTGGCACAATCCACGGCACCGGTCGGGACATGATCCCCCTCAGTAATGTCGCAAATGACGCCTTGTTCGATTGTCACCGCACCGGTAAGCACTTGATCTTGCAAAACAAGCTGCGCATTGGCGAGACATAGATCGCTTGACACACCATTGTCACAAGCCTTTGTCAAAGAGGACGTGGAAAAAGGGGAATTCATGTCATGCTCTCGATTTGCAATTTATTGTGTGCCGCCGACTGGGCCCTTGGCTGATTTCGGCGCATCTTGGTTCGGATAGGATGTAGCGCAGGGCCGTGAGACACCCCAGCCGGATATGCCGGGTTTTGAATGACATCACGATGACACCGCGCAACGACGCGTTTCAATCAGCCCTTGCGTCTGGCTTACGGGCATGACGTTCTGGAACAGATCGCCTTGTGCGGTGAGTGGGAAGATGGCCGGTTTGAGGGGGTCCATCGCTACACACTCACTGGCTGAAGCAGGTCCGCCGCCCGGGCGATGGTCTGGGACAGCGGGCCATCGTTGGCGAGGTGGATCACCTCGAGCCCGGCGGGCAAGGGTTTGTCAGCCTCGGCAAGGCGTTTGCTGATCTCCTCTTCCGTCTCACGGGCCCGTGCGGCCAAACGCTGCGCAAGCGTTTCCGGTTTCGCGGTGATGTTGAGAACGACGAGCCGTGGAAACATCCCGCCCGCTTGGGCCAAAGCTTTGCGGGAGAAATTAACAAGGCAATCGGTGCCCTGTCCAAGGTGGTGCTTGACGGTGACCGGAATGCCGTAATGCAGACCATGCGCGCCCCAATGCAGCGCAAAAGCGCCATCTTCAACCATGGTTTCAAATTGCGCCACGCTCGCCGCGTCGTAGTCTTCGCCGCCAAGACCGGGCGCCCGGGTGATAACGCGGCGCACCACATGTAAACTGGGGATGGCGCGGCGCATGCCTGCCATAACGCTGTCCTTGCCGACACCCGATGGGCCGACAACCGCGATGAGGCGTCCCCCGGACGTTGCGTTCCGCGTCATGCCGCCATTCCGGGGGTAAAGCGGCCGACATCAATTTCGCGATCACAAACGCGGGCACGGGCGGCCTCATCATGGAAAATACCGATGATGGCCGCGCCGCGCGCTTTGGCCTCTTCGATCAGGGAGAGCACCACCTCGCGGTTTGCAGCGTCGAGGCTCGCGGTGGGTTCATCAAGCAGCATCGCAGGGTAGGCATGGGCAAAACCACGGGCAATATTCACGCGCTGTTGCTCGCCGCCCGAAAAGGTTGTGGGGGAAAGGGACCACAGTCTTTCGGGGATGTTCAGTTGGGTCAGAAGCGCCGATGCACGGTTCTGCGCTTCATCTGTCGATACGCCCAAAGCGCGCAGCGGCTCTGCCACGACATCGAGCGTTGGGACACGCGGCACCACACGCAGAAACTGGCTTACATAGCCCAGCACGTCACGGCGCAATTTGATAATGTCGCGCGGCTCAGAGCGAACAATGTCCAAACCGCCAATGCGAATTTCACCTGCCTGCGTCAGGTAATTGCCGTAGATCATCCGCATCAGCGTGGATTTACCCGCACCAGAGGCTCCGGTGAGCGCCACGCATTCCCCCGGGGCAACCGCGAAGGACACATCGTTGATCACCTCAATCACAGCACTTCCCTGATTATGCAGGGTAAAAGTTTTGGAAACGTCTTTGAGTTCAATCATGGCTCATACCTGTAAAACGGAACTGACAAGAAGCTGGCTATAGGCGTGCTGCGGATCGTCCAGCACCTGATCGGTCAGGCCCGCCTCGACAACGTGACCGGACTTCATGACCATCAGGCGGTCCGCCAGCAGGCGCACGACAGCCAGATCATGAGTTACAATGATCGCTGACAGCCCCATGTCGCGCACGAGACCGCGCAGCAAGTCCAGCAGGCGCGCCTGAACCGACACATCAAGGCCGCCTGTGGGTTCATCCATGAACACAAGACGCGGGCCCGTCACCAGATTGCGCGCGATCTGCAGGCGTTGCTGCATCCCGCCAGAGAAGGTCGTGGGCCGGTCATCCACACGGGATGCATCGATCTCGACCCGGCCCAGCCAGTCCGTGG contains:
- a CDS encoding alpha/beta hydrolase, which translates into the protein MHQDEVLLVHGLGCQGTVWDPLRAYLDARGMICHAPTLLKAHRPKRLSELKAPAKGLDEFVSEVRSLCRASTSRTGRPPVVIGHSMGGLIAQIVAAEGLCTKAVFLAPAPPKAIPNRSPWMLWCFANVLFSGDTARFHKAWRRGARDVLLYPLSKRRQDRALRDMVYEPGQLFADMTKGIDIAPDSLRIPTLTVAAGRDRAVPATVVRRIAEYYSVSPVPSTFRMYPRSGHWLLDDPHSAELYGDLADWIEASSATVPSTVSL
- a CDS encoding helix-turn-helix domain-containing protein, translated to MTMTAPSRIAQVCNRIEADLAAPWRTADLAREAGMTHHHFQRQFAAYTGKTVAGYIRSRRLKRAAILLHDMQARITDITLKTLPVTVLGWPVVTLPIGRDSNGCQWVRNWSVSRV
- a CDS encoding CatB-related O-acetyltransferase; the protein is MPFALPDPKRRNPLLFPDGSHDPATVFLNQVIDHPNIEIGDWTYYHDRRLPQDYAETLAPYLFQGAPERLIIGRFCQIAQGVEFITATANHPMSGVSTYPFAIFDPPRFASYRSDLPRGHDTIVGNDCWIGRRATLLPGAELGNGVIVAANAVVRGKIPDYAIVGGNPAEVIRMRYTEQDIETLLGLRWWDWPTKAIENAIPAIEAGDVAGLRAAAP
- a CDS encoding nuclear transport factor 2 family protein, whose protein sequence is MKGTHPNIDVIARIDTADMIASADVFHSDVVWHFFNPDAPELAGSYKGMAGIADFFQKVRSYGEGNFVIQPHAVQAVGDELVVVHSRNQLGKGEKVMEFDVVVVWRILDGKVSEVWDIPAKQTA
- a CDS encoding cysteine hydrolase family protein, with product MIDLQTVFWASGIFGESVKTKAKATILSEAEAAKTNRIPIIAVRQEWSIPSTQAIARLLMKGQAVAGTPGTEIASPFSDLADHVLVKRVQDAFETGELDKLLVGLDVGKLRIVGLDTNYCVAKTALAARQRGFEVEIVTRGVLSADTTAAEKTLNMLRTRLVTLD
- a CDS encoding MarR family winged helix-turn-helix transcriptional regulator; translated protein: MDKDEQLYRLIWLSRPLMQAAEAVVERGLDGTGLTVRTRAILEILSTHGEATVPDIARALEINRQYVQLMVNETLAEKLTIKQANPRHKTSTKIALTQKGRALIEKVVCNEMELVRAMAEHLKSTDIETALVVTSTLIERLKSNTGEPRK
- a CDS encoding alpha-D-ribose 1-methylphosphonate 5-triphosphate diphosphatase, translated to MNSPFSTSSLTKACDNGVSSDLCLANAQLVLQDQVLTGAVTIEQGVICDITEGDHVPTGAVDCASDLVLPGLVELHTDNVERHIEPRPEVDWPHLPALIAHDAELASTGITTVFDAMRVGSIHSGKGRYTDYARKLADELLAARAQGYFKISHFLHLRAEICSETLLEELAAFGPSDRVGIVSLMDHTPGQRQFRDLTALKTYVAKKRGMNDAEFAEHVETLLALQKRLGAKHEAGAVKEARRLGAVLASHDDTTADHVETSAGNGVGFAEFPTTVEAAKACRVNGIAVMMGAPNLIRGGSHSGNVAAEDLARADLLDIVSSDYVPSALLLSAFRLADIWNDLPRAIATVTSNPADAVRLQDRGALKTGLRGDVLRVRKIEQTPLLRGVWSQGNRVG
- the phnN gene encoding phosphonate metabolism protein/1,5-bisphosphokinase (PRPP-forming) PhnN; this translates as MTRNATSGGRLIAVVGPSGVGKDSVMAGMRRAIPSLHVVRRVITRAPGLGGEDYDAASVAQFETMVEDGAFALHWGAHGLHYGIPVTVKHHLGQGTDCLVNFSRKALAQAGGMFPRLVVLNITAKPETLAQRLAARARETEEEISKRLAEADKPLPAGLEVIHLANDGPLSQTIARAADLLQPVSV
- the phnL gene encoding phosphonate C-P lyase system protein PhnL, which encodes MIELKDVSKTFTLHNQGSAVIEVINDVSFAVAPGECVALTGASGAGKSTLMRMIYGNYLTQAGEIRIGGLDIVRSEPRDIIKLRRDVLGYVSQFLRVVPRVPTLDVVAEPLRALGVSTDEAQNRASALLTQLNIPERLWSLSPTTFSGGEQQRVNIARGFAHAYPAMLLDEPTASLDAANREVVLSLIEEAKARGAAIIGIFHDEAARARVCDREIDVGRFTPGMAA
- the phnK gene encoding phosphonate C-P lyase system protein PhnK; this encodes MTPLLSVQGITKRYGTHIGCADVSFDLYPGEVMGIVGESGSGKSTLLNCMAGHLVPDAGQVVFDTRTNGPRDTITMSEPERRMLGRTDWAFVHQHARDGLRMGVSAGGNVGERLMAVGERHYGDIRDKATDWLGRVEIDASRVDDRPTTFSGGMQQRLQIARNLVTGPRLVFMDEPTGGLDVSVQARLLDLLRGLVRDMGLSAIIVTHDLAVVRLLADRLMVMKSGHVVEAGLTDQVLDDPQHAYSQLLVSSVLQV